Part of the Notamacropus eugenii isolate mMacEug1 chromosome 5, mMacEug1.pri_v2, whole genome shotgun sequence genome is shown below.
gaaataagagaaacaaaagaaaacccagTCTTGCTTTAAGATCAGACATACCATCTTTATGGGATATactttttaagttccaaattccctctaaAACAATAAGTTTCTGGTGAAAAAAAGTACACACTTTTCTTTCAAATACTTTCTTCCTTCCACTTCCCTCCCTTAgaccctctctctttttctgcccTCCAaactctaatttttctaaaaactTAATGTTACTAAATTAAGGAAGACTGATGGGAAACCAACAATATGTAAAGAACACAGACAAAAGGAGATGTATACAGTTTGatggcatttatttttctttcatcattcaaTGTTCTTTGTCTTGTCTAATCCAGCTCGCCTTCTGAATCAGATTCATCATAGCCTTCATTCTTGTCTGACTTGGATTTCTTTCTGTTCTGATGCTGGCCAGAGGTCCCTGGTCCTTTCTTCCTTGAACTTCCCTGGCCATGATTAACCCGATAGGCTGTGAGTTCTTGGTGGTACTTGGCTCTCAGTCTAGCTGCCTTCTCTTCATAAGGTTGCTTGTCCTGCTCTGACTTTTTGGACCACATCTCCCCGAGGAGCTTTGCCACTTCCACCACAGACCACTGTGGATTTTCACTTTTGATCTTTGTGTAATGTTCCCgactgaagaggaaaaaagatgagGGTGGTCTCTTGGGAGCTTTGGGATCCTTCTTccgtcttttccttttcttcattcccaCTGGGGGAacataatttttcatttctttctggtaGCGTGCTTTGTCTAGTCTGGCAATGGCTTCATACTTGGACTTTTCATGCTTAGagattgtcttccatttttcagaGCACTTTTTGGAGAACTCTTTGAAGTTGATGTAAGCGTTCGGCTGTTGTTCCTTGTGCTTGTTCCTGCAGTTTAATAAAAAGTGGACATATGAAGACAAATTCACTTTGGGCTTAACTTGAACCTTGCCCATGTTCTCAAAAGATCATTTTTCACTGGCTCTGAAAGTGTTTCCAGCAAGGCCTTTTCCCTGTACTTTAATGAAAACAGGAGGTCCTTTCCCTCTTGTGAATATCTCTGTATGTGAGCTGTGAAGCCTGTGCCTGGCCTATTCAATGGTGTTGGCACTGTTGGTCATAGGAAGGGTATTGTGACACCATCCCCCAGCCAGGATCTCATGGCCAATGACAGTAAGTCATTCGAATACTGAAACCTTATTGGGTTAAAAAACATGATGATGTCAGTTTATCAAGTGAGGTAGCTAGGGAGGATGGGGTATCTCCCTTCATGGACTATTAAGGGCAAGAAAAGAGGCCCTATGTTTGGGATAGGTAGATGACATTGACTATCTGAGGGCAATAGCATAAACCCACCTGATGATTGTATAACCTTCAAATATGCAGACTAGTGGCATGCTTTTATCTGCTTGGCATTATGAATAAACTATCCATGCAACCTACTTACCTAACAATAGACTTTCTGTCAGTCATCTAGAGATGGGTTAAAAATAACCAAATGTGAAACAGTGAATGCTCAAATGCTTTGTCATGATAAAATGCAACCCACCCCCAAACCCCCAAAATCTTCACTATTGACTACTTGGCAACCGCTCATAATGTATGAATGGCTTAGCAGTACCTCTAAAAATAATTGTATGTGACAGCTGTTCCTTGGCTTTTGTCAGGATAAACTATTGTAATTTAAATCTGAAGTATTTGAGCTATAAGTCTAATTTCCTTGGGTAGACTTTACATTCATCTTggaatgctttttattttttaatcctaGGTGGTAAGTGTGTTGATGAGATTTCACTATGAATCAATGAAAATGTGAACGAGATTCTTGAGCTCATAATAGGCCTTTCAGCATATGTGTTCCATGGAATGCTGAGCTTAGGGTCAGAAacatctgagtccaaatcctgcctctgacaattactagctctatgtgaccctggataagtcacctaaactctctgaaccttgatttcttcatctgtaaaatggatattaaTGATCAAACAAacattaagggctta
Proteins encoded:
- the HMGB4 gene encoding high mobility group protein B4, translated to MGKVQVKPKVNLSSYVHFLLNCRNKHKEQQPNAYINFKEFSKKCSEKWKTISKHEKSKYEAIARLDKARYQKEMKNYVPPVGMKKRKRRKKDPKAPKRPPSSFFLFSREHYTKIKSENPQWSVVEVAKLLGEMWSKKSEQDKQPYEEKAARLRAKYHQELTAYRVNHGQGSSRKKGPGTSGQHQNRKKSKSDKNEGYDESDSEGELD